The window ATAGCAATCTGTTTCTTCAGTGCCCGGATCGGCGGGCTGTTGCCCGTGATGGAATGCTTTTCAAGGGTCTTCTTTCGAAGAAAACGGTTTTCCTCCTCCAGTCGTCGAAAGTTGATGGCGTTGTTGATTGTGACAACGATCTTCTCGATGGAAAGGGGCTTTTCGATGAAATCATAGCCCCCAAGCTTGGTTGCCTTAACAGCCGTCTCAATGGTCCCATGCCCCGAAATAATCACCACCTGGAGAAAGGGGTTAGTCCTCTTGATTTCTTGAAGTGTTTCGATGCCGTCCATGCCTGGCATCCAGATGTCCAGGAGGACAAGGTCGGGGGATTCCACTTCAATGATCTTCAAGGCTTCATATCCGTTTGAAGCCGTCAATGTCTCATACCCCTCATCCGAAAGAATACCGCTTAGGGACTGCAATATGGTGGTCTCATCATCAACAATCAATATTACGGGAAACATCGGTTATCTCCTTCAGGGTCATTTGTCACTGATAACTGATCATCAATAACAGGATGCCCAGGTGCTTTTCGGTCTTTGTTGCTTGGTTCCTGACCAGCCCTTAAGCTGGCAGGTCCACAATAAACCTTGTCCCGGTGGGAAAGTTGTGCTCGGCTCGGATTGACCCGTTGTGATCTTCGATTATCGCATTGACGATGGACAAGCCCAGGCCCATGCCGGTTTTCTTGGTGGAGAAATAGGGTTCAAAGAGACGGAGCTTGTCTTGTGATGCTATCCCCGAGCCCGTGTCACTCACCTCTATCCTTACGAACTTTGAAACCGGATTGAAGTCCAGTATGATAGCAATTGTTCCATGTCCCTCCATGGCTGCAATGGCATTGTCAATCAGATTGAGCAACATACGTTTGACCTGCCCTCGGTCCAAATTCAGTTGAGGGATTTCTGCGTGCACCTCGGTTTTGAACAAGATATGAGGGTGGGCCTCCCGGTAGAGGGCTACTGCCTCTCCTATGATTTCCGGCATGCTGCACGGTTTAGGGTTTACAGCCGGAAGCCGTGCAAATGAAGAAAACTCATTAACAAGGTTTCCTATCTGATCGACCTGATCAATAATGGTTTGTATACATTGTGTGAAAATCAAGTTGTCTCCACTAATTTTCTCACCATATTTTCGTTGGAGTCTTTGTGCCGAGAGCTTGATGGGTGTCAGGGGGTTTTTCACTTCATGGGCAATACGCCTCGCCACCTCGCGCCAAGCCGCCATCCTCTGGGCTCTTTCAACCTCCGTAAGATCGTCAAAGACAACCACTGTTCCCATGTAACGATCCGTTTCGTCTTTAAGCGCAGTAATATGTACCATAAAGCTGCGGGCTGTTTGATCAATGCTTGCCTTGACAGTCCTTTCCACCGAATTTGCAGGGCTGTTTTCCAGCTCTGCCAGCAAATCCCGGGCGAGCGCCAAGTGTTCCGGCCTCAATGCCTTTTTGTAGCTTCGTTTCAGCAGTTGTTCGCCTTTCAAACCGAGCATTTTCTCTGCTGATTTATTAATGGCAGTAAAAAAACCGCGAGTATCCAAGGCAATAACGCCGGTGGACACATTCTTTAAGACAGTCTCCATGTAGATACGTCTTTGTTCAATTTCAAGATTCCTTTTCCTAAGTTCCCGGGTCGACAGTTCAAGCTGTTGTTTTCCAAACCTCAGGTCTCGAGTCATTTTGTTGAAGGCACTGACGAGGGTCCCCATTTCGTCATCGGCAACTCTGTCGATGGTGACATTCAAGTCTCCCTCGGCCACGCGGCGAGTTCCCTCTGCCACTTCTTGGATAGGAATAGTCAATGTCTTTGCGAGATAGAATCCAAACCACGTGGCGCAGAAAATAATCAGCAAGGCGACGATCGAAAG is drawn from Deltaproteobacteria bacterium and contains these coding sequences:
- a CDS encoding HAMP domain-containing protein yields the protein MSPISREEAKRRKRERVIIVILVVLVAVLTYVETKVVRFGAGLPVSNTIITFILININMLLLLLLIFLVLRNIVKLLYDRKRKVMGAKLRTKLVLAFASLSLIPTVLLFFFSVQFINSSMAFWFTVPVEQSLEESLDVGRQVYRHIEKNNRFFLERIAYQIIHRNLLKDKNRKDLRRYVQVVQRAFNLQAIEIYSTHSERLAVGLDADLEGTPFEPVFADSIQKEIHENDFSTLTAFLPSGEMIRTLGCIPANAGPDKALGVIAVTTVIPHSLSQDMAAISRGFDQYQQIKMVKKPIQVSHLVTLSIVALLIIFCATWFGFYLAKTLTIPIQEVAEGTRRVAEGDLNVTIDRVADDEMGTLVSAFNKMTRDLRFGKQQLELSTRELRKRNLEIEQRRIYMETVLKNVSTGVIALDTRGFFTAINKSAEKMLGLKGEQLLKRSYKKALRPEHLALARDLLAELENSPANSVERTVKASIDQTARSFMVHITALKDETDRYMGTVVVFDDLTEVERAQRMAAWREVARRIAHEVKNPLTPIKLSAQRLQRKYGEKISGDNLIFTQCIQTIIDQVDQIGNLVNEFSSFARLPAVNPKPCSMPEIIGEAVALYREAHPHILFKTEVHAEIPQLNLDRGQVKRMLLNLIDNAIAAMEGHGTIAIILDFNPVSKFVRIEVSDTGSGIASQDKLRLFEPYFSTKKTGMGLGLSIVNAIIEDHNGSIRAEHNFPTGTRFIVDLPA